The following proteins are encoded in a genomic region of Burkholderia gladioli:
- a CDS encoding GNAT family N-acetyltransferase: MALESAHTSTSCTASIHANAELTVQASTAEDQAFLHAVFVTTRREEFMRTGWPSERVEAFLHEQSRMQDRYYRQHYGQGRFDVVRLDGEPIGRLYHAWRPEQLGEEARVIDIALLPAWRGRGIGTRLMQAVVAEADHQGLPVSLQVEVDNPVQALYRRLGFSKIGNSGIYDTMRRECGAGDLPASAAATRPLPLNILSARFSTSGNPEPAVNSESGSSRESSHSV, from the coding sequence ATGGCACTCGAATCGGCGCATACCTCGACAAGCTGTACCGCGTCAATTCACGCGAATGCGGAATTGACCGTGCAGGCATCGACCGCCGAGGACCAGGCTTTCCTGCATGCCGTGTTCGTGACCACGCGCCGCGAGGAATTCATGCGGACCGGCTGGCCGAGCGAGCGCGTCGAGGCCTTCCTGCACGAGCAATCGCGGATGCAGGACCGCTACTACCGCCAGCATTACGGGCAGGGTCGGTTCGACGTGGTGCGCCTGGACGGCGAACCGATCGGGCGGCTTTACCACGCCTGGCGCCCCGAACAGCTCGGCGAGGAGGCGCGGGTGATCGACATCGCCCTGCTGCCGGCCTGGCGCGGCCGCGGTATCGGCACCCGCCTGATGCAGGCGGTGGTGGCCGAGGCCGACCACCAGGGCCTGCCCGTCAGCCTGCAGGTGGAAGTCGACAATCCGGTGCAGGCTTTATATAGGCGGCTGGGTTTTTCGAAAATCGGAAACAGCGGCATTTATGACACGATGCGCCGCGAATGCGGCGCCGGCGATTTGCCCGCTTCGGCGGCCGCGACGCGGCCTCTGCCACTCAATATATTAAGTGCGCGATTTTCGACTTCAGGAAATCCGGAGCCTGCCGTTAACAGCGAAAGCGGAAGCAGCCGGGAAAGCTCGCACTCCGTATAA